The following proteins are co-located in the Deltaproteobacteria bacterium genome:
- a CDS encoding PIN domain-containing protein, whose product MKLLVDTNVVLDLLLDRLPFSDDAALLFERVEGGAVTAVLCGTTITTIYYIAAKTIGGRKARIAIDKLMSLCEIAPVGRAVLEDALSSDSQDFEDAVIAAAARSNGVEAIVSRDASGFRKSGIPVYDAGQVLGLLEE is encoded by the coding sequence TTGAAACTTCTGGTGGATACCAACGTGGTGCTCGACCTGTTGCTTGACCGGCTACCGTTTTCCGATGACGCGGCCCTCCTGTTCGAGCGCGTGGAAGGCGGGGCGGTCACGGCCGTGCTTTGCGGAACGACCATCACCACCATCTATTACATCGCGGCGAAAACGATCGGGGGTCGCAAGGCCAGGATAGCCATCGACAAGCTGATGTCACTTTGCGAGATCGCCCCCGTTGGCCGTGCAGTGCTGGAAGATGCGCTATCATCCGATTCACAGGACTTCGAGGACGCCGTGATCGCCGCCGCAGCCCGCAGCAACGGAGTTGAAGCGATCGTTTCGAGGGATGCGTCGGGTTTCAGAAAAAGCGGCATTCCCGTTTACGATGCCGGTCAAGTGCTGGGTTTGCTCGAGGAATGA
- a CDS encoding DUF6364 family protein encodes MQTKLTLRLDEKLIREAKVYAAEAEVSLSQLVANYFRLLMNGRPAARKTGAPVTRSLRGVLKGAQVDEQAYLRHLEAKYR; translated from the coding sequence ATGCAAACGAAACTGACATTGAGGCTGGATGAAAAACTGATCCGGGAGGCAAAAGTCTATGCCGCCGAAGCCGAGGTATCCCTCTCTCAGCTGGTTGCAAACTATTTCCGGCTGCTTATGAACGGGAGGCCCGCAGCCCGGAAGACCGGAGCGCCGGTCACCCGCTCCTTGCGGGGAGTGCTGAAAGGCGCCCAGGTCGACGAGCAGGCTTACTTGAGGCACCTGGAGGCAAAATACCGTTGA
- a CDS encoding FAD-binding protein — translation MHADALTALGNLFGDRLRTSLETRICYSFDATGKQFLPDAVVYPVNAEEVRQTVLLANLHRFPVVPRGAGTGFSGGSLPVHGGVVLSTERMDRIVSIDTENLYAVVEPGVVNGTLKEEARKKGLFYPPDPASLKFSTLGGNIAECAGGMCAVKYGVTRDYVLGLEAVLGTGELIRTGVVTAKGVVGYDLTRMLVGSEGTLGIVTRATLRLIPLPEAAATLLALFHGNRRSVEAVNAIVAARVTPSAMELMDRTAIDCVQALMPVPLPEGTGSALLLEVDGPEGQVAREADLLTEVCRAHGAIEVRRASDAHGRDDLWKLRRSISPALRRVAPVKLNEDIVVPRSRLADMFAFLSDLSDRRSVRIVTFGHAGDGNIHVNIMISGADADETRRAEEAVGEVFRKTVEMGGTISGEHGVGISKAPFFEMEVGPLGVAVMKRLKGCFDPNGILNPGKIFLDESAVSR, via the coding sequence ATGCACGCTGACGCTCTTACCGCGCTGGGGAATCTGTTCGGCGACCGCCTGCGGACCTCCCTCGAGACGCGCATCTGCTACTCGTTCGACGCCACCGGGAAGCAGTTCCTCCCCGACGCGGTCGTCTACCCCGTAAACGCCGAAGAGGTTCGGCAGACCGTCCTCCTCGCCAACCTCCACCGGTTTCCCGTCGTCCCGCGGGGGGCGGGCACCGGTTTTTCCGGCGGTTCGCTGCCCGTCCACGGCGGGGTCGTCCTCTCCACGGAACGGATGGACCGGATCGTTTCGATCGACACGGAGAACCTGTACGCGGTCGTCGAGCCGGGGGTGGTGAACGGGACGCTCAAGGAGGAGGCGCGGAAGAAGGGGCTTTTCTACCCGCCGGACCCCGCGTCGCTGAAATTCAGCACCCTCGGTGGCAACATCGCCGAGTGCGCGGGGGGAATGTGCGCGGTGAAGTACGGCGTCACACGCGACTACGTCCTCGGCCTCGAGGCGGTGCTGGGAACCGGGGAACTCATCCGCACCGGCGTCGTCACGGCGAAAGGGGTGGTCGGGTACGACCTCACCCGGATGCTCGTGGGCTCCGAGGGGACCCTCGGGATCGTCACGCGGGCGACGCTCCGGCTCATCCCGCTGCCCGAGGCGGCGGCGACGCTGCTGGCGCTGTTCCACGGGAACCGCCGGTCCGTCGAGGCCGTCAACGCCATCGTCGCGGCGCGGGTGACCCCCTCCGCGATGGAGCTGATGGACCGCACCGCCATCGACTGCGTGCAGGCGCTGATGCCCGTCCCGCTCCCCGAGGGAACCGGGAGCGCCCTGCTGCTGGAGGTCGACGGGCCGGAGGGCCAGGTCGCGCGGGAGGCGGACCTCCTCACGGAGGTGTGCCGCGCCCACGGGGCCATCGAAGTCCGGCGAGCTTCCGACGCGCACGGAAGGGACGATCTCTGGAAGCTGCGCCGCTCGATCTCCCCGGCCCTTCGCCGGGTCGCGCCGGTCAAGCTCAACGAGGACATCGTCGTCCCGCGAAGCCGCCTCGCCGACATGTTCGCCTTCCTCTCCGATCTCTCCGACCGCAGGAGCGTGCGGATCGTCACCTTCGGCCACGCGGGGGACGGCAACATCCACGTGAACATCATGATCTCGGGCGCGGACGCGGATGAAACGCGGCGTGCGGAGGAGGCGGTCGGGGAGGTGTTCCGCAAGACCGTCGAGATGGGGGGGACGATCTCGGGAGAGCACGGGGTGGGGATCTCCAAGGCGCCGTTCTTCGAGATGGAGGTCGGCCCGCTCGGCGTCGCGGTGATGAAACGGCTAAAAGGATGCTTCGACCCGAACGGGATCCTCAACCCCGGGAAGATCTTCCTCGATGAATCCGCGGTCAGCCGATGA
- a CDS encoding (Fe-S)-binding protein has protein sequence MKDAELKALTGLCAKCGTCRTVCTLYPERKTEIAVARGKIALIDAAMSGEDGDAEAVQEALTDCLLCGRCERACPNQVLVEEIVMKGRADLAEEVGIPAWKRVLFGKVMTSPAATEIARKVAAAGQRLLPGKIPTASGLHYRFPDGFGGEGRTVPKLPAIGFLESLGEGEAATGEVMLFVGCVFDHVFPEVGRAAYETVKASEKSVAVFRDAACCGLPAMVSGDRRSATECAEANVRRLRAADPGAIVFPCGSCLLMFKRNVFSLLPKGTPMYDDAVFVAERAVDYASFLLSSKVLDRLPDPPPGQKVGEIGYHDPCHLSGTLGKGPEAREVLSRTVGPAFAEMAGADLCCGYGGTFNVRDYPTSARIGENKVTVAARGGTKVISTACSGCVLQMRDMVARTDPSLRVVHIAELVHRALFPGDGDAPRR, from the coding sequence ATGAAGGACGCCGAGCTCAAGGCGTTGACCGGCCTGTGCGCGAAGTGCGGCACCTGCCGGACGGTGTGCACCCTTTACCCGGAGCGGAAGACGGAGATCGCCGTCGCCCGCGGGAAGATCGCCCTGATCGATGCGGCGATGAGCGGGGAGGATGGTGACGCGGAGGCGGTGCAGGAGGCGCTGACCGACTGCCTCCTGTGCGGGCGGTGCGAGCGGGCGTGCCCCAACCAGGTTCTGGTCGAGGAGATCGTGATGAAGGGGCGCGCCGACCTGGCGGAGGAGGTCGGGATCCCCGCCTGGAAGCGGGTTCTCTTCGGGAAGGTGATGACATCCCCGGCGGCGACGGAGATCGCCCGGAAAGTGGCCGCCGCGGGACAGCGGCTGCTGCCCGGGAAGATCCCCACGGCGAGCGGCCTGCACTACCGGTTCCCCGATGGGTTCGGGGGGGAAGGGCGGACCGTCCCGAAGCTGCCCGCGATCGGATTTCTCGAGTCCCTCGGGGAGGGGGAGGCGGCCACCGGCGAGGTGATGCTCTTCGTCGGCTGCGTCTTCGACCACGTCTTCCCCGAGGTGGGACGCGCCGCCTACGAGACCGTGAAGGCGTCGGAGAAATCCGTGGCGGTCTTCCGGGACGCCGCGTGCTGCGGCCTCCCCGCCATGGTGTCCGGGGATCGCCGGTCCGCCACGGAGTGCGCGGAGGCGAACGTTCGCCGCCTGCGGGCCGCGGATCCCGGGGCGATCGTCTTCCCCTGCGGCTCCTGCCTCCTCATGTTCAAGAGGAACGTCTTCTCCCTGCTCCCGAAGGGAACCCCGATGTACGATGACGCGGTGTTCGTCGCGGAGCGCGCGGTGGACTACGCGAGCTTCCTCCTCTCCTCCAAGGTCCTCGACCGGCTCCCGGATCCGCCGCCGGGTCAGAAGGTCGGCGAGATCGGGTACCACGACCCGTGCCACCTGTCGGGGACGCTCGGGAAGGGCCCCGAGGCGCGTGAGGTGCTGTCGCGGACCGTCGGTCCGGCGTTCGCCGAGATGGCGGGCGCCGACCTGTGCTGCGGCTACGGGGGGACGTTCAACGTGCGCGACTACCCGACCTCCGCCCGGATCGGGGAGAACAAGGTGACGGTCGCGGCGCGCGGCGGGACGAAGGTGATCTCCACCGCCTGCTCGGGGTGCGTCCTCCAGATGCGGGACATGGTCGCCCGGACGGACCCCTCCCTGCGCGTCGTCCACATCGCCGAACTGGTCCACCGGGCGCTGTTCCCCGGCGACGGAGACGCCCCGCGGCGTTGA
- a CDS encoding methylmalonyl-CoA carboxyltransferase: MSLEEKFEELRKRNALAMEGGGRKRIETQHAQGKLTARERVELLLDPNTFVEMDRFVQHRCADFEMEKFLGDGVITGYGKVNGRLVYVFAQDFTVYGGSLSEAYAEKVCKIMDHAVRNGAPVVGLNDSGGARIQEGVQSLAGYADIFLRNTLASGVVPQISAIMGPCAGGAVYSPAITDFILMVKNTSYMFVTGPDVIKTVTHEEVTKENLGGAMAHNERSGVAHFAAEDEKECLYLIRELLSFIPQNNMEDPPFVTPKDSPDRADESLNQVVPDIPTKPYDIRDVIRKVADDGDFFEIQEHYARNIVIGFARMNGRPVGVVANQPAILAGCLDINSSIKGARFVRFCDAFNIPLLTFVDVPGFLPGTTQEYGGIIKHGAKLLYAFAEATVPKVTVITRKAYGGAYDVMASKHIRADVNFAFPTAEIAVMGPDGAVNIIFRKELVKSDNPEATKAELVADYRERFASPYKAAELGYIDEVIMPSETRPKVIKAFEMLKNKRDTNPPRKHGNIPL; the protein is encoded by the coding sequence ATGTCGCTCGAGGAAAAGTTCGAGGAGTTGCGCAAGAGAAATGCCCTCGCGATGGAAGGGGGCGGCAGGAAGCGGATCGAGACCCAGCACGCGCAGGGGAAGCTGACGGCGCGGGAGCGGGTCGAGCTTCTCCTTGACCCGAACACGTTCGTCGAGATGGACCGTTTCGTCCAGCACCGCTGCGCCGACTTCGAGATGGAAAAGTTCCTCGGGGACGGCGTGATCACCGGGTACGGGAAGGTGAACGGGCGGCTGGTCTACGTCTTCGCCCAAGACTTCACCGTGTACGGCGGCTCCCTCTCCGAGGCGTATGCGGAGAAGGTGTGCAAGATCATGGACCACGCGGTCCGCAACGGGGCCCCGGTCGTCGGTCTGAACGACTCCGGCGGCGCGCGCATCCAGGAGGGCGTCCAGAGCCTCGCCGGATACGCCGACATCTTCCTGCGGAACACCCTCGCCTCGGGGGTCGTCCCCCAGATCTCCGCGATCATGGGACCGTGCGCCGGCGGCGCCGTCTACTCCCCCGCGATCACCGACTTCATCCTGATGGTCAAGAACACTTCCTACATGTTCGTCACGGGCCCGGACGTCATCAAGACGGTCACCCACGAGGAAGTCACCAAGGAGAACCTCGGCGGCGCGATGGCCCACAACGAGCGCAGCGGCGTGGCCCACTTCGCGGCCGAGGACGAGAAGGAGTGCCTCTATCTCATCCGCGAGTTGCTCTCCTTCATTCCGCAGAACAACATGGAAGACCCCCCGTTCGTGACCCCGAAAGACTCGCCGGACCGCGCGGACGAGAGCCTGAACCAGGTGGTCCCCGACATCCCGACGAAGCCGTACGACATCCGGGACGTGATCAGGAAGGTCGCGGACGACGGGGACTTCTTCGAGATCCAGGAGCACTACGCGAGAAACATCGTCATCGGGTTCGCGCGGATGAACGGCCGGCCGGTCGGCGTCGTGGCGAACCAGCCCGCGATCCTGGCCGGCTGCCTCGACATCAACTCCTCCATCAAGGGGGCGCGCTTCGTCCGCTTCTGCGACGCCTTCAACATCCCGCTGCTCACCTTCGTGGACGTGCCGGGCTTCCTCCCGGGAACGACCCAGGAGTACGGCGGGATCATCAAGCACGGGGCGAAGCTCCTGTACGCCTTCGCGGAAGCGACCGTCCCCAAGGTGACCGTCATCACCCGCAAGGCGTACGGCGGGGCGTACGACGTCATGGCCTCCAAGCACATCCGGGCGGACGTCAACTTCGCCTTCCCGACCGCCGAGATCGCCGTGATGGGCCCCGACGGCGCGGTGAACATCATCTTCCGGAAAGAGCTCGTCAAATCCGACAACCCGGAGGCGACCAAGGCCGAACTGGTGGCCGACTACCGGGAGCGCTTCGCCTCGCCCTACAAGGCGGCCGAGCTCGGTTACATCGACGAGGTCATCATGCCCTCGGAAACCAGACCGAAAGTCATCAAGGCGTTCGAGATGCTGAAGAACAAGCGCGACACGAACCCGCCACGCAAGCATGGCAACATCCCCCTGTAG
- the accC gene encoding acetyl-CoA carboxylase biotin carboxylase subunit: MFRKILIANRGEIAVRVLRACKEMGIRTVAVFSEVDRKALHTRYADEAYCIGPAPARESYLVIDKIIDAAKKTGAEAIHPGYGFLAENPLFADRCEKEKIKLIGPSAYAMRTMGSKTLARKTVQAAGVPVVPGTVEAITTEAEVLRVAKGIGFPVMLKATAGGGGKGMRLVREESELSSSLRMAKSEAKSAFSDDSVYIEKYIENPRHVEIQLLGDRHGNYVHLCERECSIQRRHQKVIEESPSVIVTPEMRAAMGKVAIEAARAVKYEGAGTCEFLVDQHRNFFFLEMNTRLQVEHPVTEMVTGIDIVKEQIRVAAGEKLSIRQDDVKQSGHAIECRVYAEDPERNFMPCPGVVTSLRIPGGPGVRDDSGMYEGFEIPIYYDPIISKLVVWGKDRTEAIARMKRALAEYVVTGVKTTIPFHIRVMNNRHFIEGNFDTNFIDKVFFKEEEGRKLANEEVALVTAAIQVFTDERKRAVAQQPGEAAGPVSMWKYSTRPGIRKIG, translated from the coding sequence GTGTTCCGGAAGATCCTGATCGCGAACCGCGGGGAGATCGCCGTCCGGGTGCTCCGCGCCTGCAAGGAGATGGGGATCCGCACGGTGGCGGTCTTCTCCGAGGTCGACCGGAAGGCCCTCCACACCCGCTACGCCGACGAGGCGTACTGCATCGGCCCCGCGCCGGCGCGGGAGTCGTACCTGGTGATCGACAAGATCATCGACGCGGCGAAAAAGACCGGCGCGGAGGCCATTCACCCCGGGTACGGTTTCCTCGCGGAAAACCCGCTGTTCGCCGACCGGTGCGAGAAGGAGAAGATCAAGCTGATCGGCCCCTCCGCCTACGCCATGCGGACGATGGGTTCCAAGACGCTCGCCCGGAAGACGGTCCAGGCGGCCGGCGTCCCCGTCGTTCCCGGGACCGTGGAGGCGATCACCACGGAGGCGGAGGTCCTCCGCGTCGCGAAGGGGATCGGCTTCCCGGTGATGCTGAAGGCGACCGCCGGGGGCGGCGGCAAGGGGATGCGGCTGGTGAGGGAGGAGTCCGAGCTTTCGTCCTCCCTGCGGATGGCGAAGTCGGAGGCGAAATCCGCCTTCAGCGACGACTCCGTGTACATCGAGAAGTACATCGAGAACCCCCGCCACGTGGAGATACAGCTCCTTGGGGACCGGCATGGGAACTACGTCCACCTGTGCGAGCGGGAGTGCTCCATCCAGCGGCGCCACCAGAAGGTCATCGAGGAGTCTCCCTCCGTCATCGTCACCCCGGAGATGCGGGCCGCGATGGGGAAGGTGGCGATCGAGGCGGCGCGGGCGGTGAAGTACGAAGGCGCGGGAACGTGCGAGTTCCTCGTGGACCAACACCGGAACTTCTTCTTCCTCGAGATGAACACCCGCCTCCAGGTGGAGCACCCGGTGACGGAGATGGTGACCGGGATCGACATCGTCAAGGAGCAGATCCGCGTGGCGGCGGGGGAAAAGCTCTCGATCCGCCAGGACGACGTGAAGCAGTCCGGCCACGCGATCGAGTGCCGCGTCTACGCCGAGGACCCGGAACGAAACTTCATGCCGTGCCCCGGCGTGGTCACCTCGCTGCGCATCCCCGGCGGGCCCGGTGTGCGGGACGACTCGGGCATGTACGAGGGGTTCGAGATCCCCATCTACTACGACCCGATCATCTCCAAGCTCGTGGTGTGGGGGAAGGACCGGACGGAGGCGATCGCCCGGATGAAGCGGGCCCTCGCCGAGTACGTGGTCACCGGAGTGAAAACCACCATCCCCTTCCACATCCGCGTGATGAACAACCGGCACTTCATCGAGGGGAACTTCGACACGAACTTCATCGACAAGGTGTTCTTCAAGGAGGAAGAGGGGCGCAAGCTCGCCAACGAGGAGGTCGCCCTGGTCACGGCGGCGATCCAGGTGTTCACGGACGAGCGGAAGCGCGCGGTGGCCCAGCAACCCGGGGAGGCGGCCGGTCCCGTCTCGATGTGGAAATACTCCACACGCCCGGGCATCCGGAAGATCGGGTAG
- a CDS encoding biotin/lipoyl-binding protein has product MSYVATVGEREVTITVEEVGGANYKVAIDGVEHVVDAHQVASQLWSVLCGGASFVVDVTQLPTEEYEVLIQGDCHKFTLMNEQRRAMIRAGGKGSAGKAMLTSPMPGKVVKLLVKEGQEVEAGQGVIVVEAMKMENELKSALAGKVKEIFVEEGQVVESGAKLLLVE; this is encoded by the coding sequence ATGAGCTACGTGGCGACGGTCGGCGAGCGGGAAGTGACGATCACCGTCGAGGAAGTCGGCGGGGCGAACTACAAGGTGGCGATCGACGGGGTGGAGCACGTCGTCGACGCCCACCAGGTGGCCAGCCAGCTCTGGTCGGTCCTGTGCGGGGGCGCGTCGTTCGTGGTGGACGTGACCCAGCTGCCGACGGAGGAGTACGAGGTGCTCATCCAGGGCGACTGCCACAAGTTCACCCTGATGAACGAGCAGCGCCGGGCGATGATCCGGGCGGGCGGCAAGGGCTCCGCCGGGAAGGCGATGCTCACCTCCCCGATGCCCGGGAAGGTGGTCAAGCTCCTGGTCAAGGAAGGGCAGGAGGTCGAGGCCGGCCAGGGAGTGATCGTCGTCGAGGCGATGAAGATGGAGAACGAGCTGAAGTCCGCCCTCGCGGGGAAGGTGAAGGAGATCTTCGTCGAGGAAGGCCAGGTCGTCGAGTCGGGGGCGAAGCTGCTCCTCGTGGAATAG
- a CDS encoding methylmalonyl-CoA mutase family protein, with amino-acid sequence MAGKNGKGGLREARERWERDILAPVVSKARERRPRFESTSGEEVRRLYTPEHLKSFDYLRDAGFPGEFPFTRGVQPTMYRGRFWTMRQYAGFGDAKESNRRYRYLLDNGQTGLSVAFDLPTQMGYDSDAPMSFGEVGKVGVAIDSLEDMEVLFDRIPLGKVSTSMTINSTASILLAMYIAVGEKQGVAAAALNGTIQNDILKEYIARGTYIFPPAPSMRIITDIFAFCKDAVPRWNTISISGYHIREAGSTAAQEVAFTLANGIAYVQAAIDAGMSVDSFASRLAFFFNAHNNFLEEVAKFRAARRLWAGIMRDRFGAKDPRSWMLRFHTQTAGSSLTAQQPDNNIVRVTIQALSAVLGGTQSLHTNSRDEALSLPSEASVRIALRTQQLIAHESGVAETVDPLGGSWCVEALTSGIERQAREYIDRIDRMGGVIPAIDSGYIQKEIQDAAYRYQLQVERKEQVVVGVNDFVVQEGKPGNLLKVDPRVEKEQRKRLAALRKRRDGALVRAALGDIESACRRKRNVMGPTLSAVRAYATLGEISDVMRSVFGTYQGKVTV; translated from the coding sequence ATGGCGGGGAAGAACGGGAAGGGCGGGCTTCGGGAGGCGCGGGAGCGCTGGGAGCGGGACATCCTCGCTCCGGTGGTATCGAAGGCGCGGGAGCGTCGCCCCCGGTTCGAGAGCACCTCCGGGGAAGAGGTCCGCCGCCTCTACACGCCGGAGCACCTCAAGTCGTTCGATTATCTTCGGGACGCGGGCTTCCCGGGCGAGTTCCCCTTCACGCGCGGCGTCCAGCCGACGATGTACCGCGGCCGATTCTGGACGATGCGGCAATACGCGGGCTTCGGGGACGCGAAGGAATCGAACCGCCGGTACCGGTACCTGCTGGACAACGGCCAGACGGGTCTGTCCGTGGCCTTCGATCTTCCGACCCAGATGGGGTACGACTCCGACGCCCCCATGTCGTTCGGTGAGGTCGGAAAGGTCGGCGTGGCGATCGACTCCCTCGAGGACATGGAGGTCCTGTTCGACCGGATCCCGCTCGGGAAGGTCTCCACCTCGATGACGATCAACTCGACCGCCTCCATCCTTCTGGCGATGTACATCGCCGTCGGCGAGAAGCAGGGGGTGGCCGCCGCGGCGCTGAACGGCACCATCCAGAACGACATCCTGAAGGAGTACATCGCCCGGGGGACCTACATCTTCCCGCCCGCTCCCTCGATGCGGATCATCACCGACATCTTCGCCTTCTGCAAGGACGCCGTCCCCCGCTGGAACACGATCAGCATCTCCGGCTACCACATCCGCGAGGCGGGGTCGACGGCGGCGCAGGAGGTCGCCTTCACCCTCGCGAACGGGATCGCCTACGTGCAGGCCGCGATCGACGCCGGGATGTCGGTCGACTCCTTCGCGTCGCGCCTGGCCTTCTTCTTCAACGCCCACAACAACTTCCTCGAGGAGGTCGCCAAGTTCCGGGCCGCGCGTCGGTTGTGGGCCGGGATCATGCGGGACCGGTTCGGGGCGAAGGATCCCCGCTCCTGGATGCTCCGGTTCCACACGCAGACCGCCGGGTCGTCCCTCACCGCGCAGCAGCCCGACAACAACATCGTCCGCGTGACGATCCAGGCGCTTTCGGCCGTCCTCGGGGGCACCCAGTCGCTGCACACGAACTCGCGCGACGAGGCGCTGTCCCTTCCCTCGGAGGCGTCGGTGCGCATCGCCCTCCGCACGCAGCAGCTGATCGCCCACGAGAGCGGGGTGGCCGAAACGGTCGATCCCCTCGGCGGTTCCTGGTGCGTCGAGGCTCTCACCTCGGGGATCGAGCGGCAGGCGCGGGAGTACATCGACCGGATCGACCGGATGGGCGGCGTCATTCCGGCCATCGACTCCGGCTACATCCAGAAGGAGATCCAGGACGCGGCGTACCGGTACCAGCTGCAGGTCGAGCGGAAGGAGCAGGTCGTCGTGGGGGTGAACGACTTCGTCGTGCAGGAGGGAAAGCCCGGCAACCTCCTCAAGGTCGATCCCCGGGTCGAAAAGGAACAGCGCAAGCGCCTCGCGGCCCTCCGGAAGCGGCGGGACGGAGCTTTGGTCCGCGCCGCCCTGGGCGACATCGAGTCCGCCTGCCGGAGGAAGAGGAACGTCATGGGACCGACCCTTTCCGCCGTTCGCGCCTACGCCACCCTGGGGGAGATCTCCGACGTGATGCGCTCCGTCTTCGGCACCTACCAGGGGAAAGTGACCGTCTGA
- a CDS encoding biotin--[acetyl-CoA-carboxylase] ligase: MGDRIGEEEVREVLRPGLPWTDPVCLAVTDSTNRVAMEMAENGAKHGTVVVADAQTAGRGRMGRRWVSPAGKNLYVSLLLRPSVPTVDATRLALVAGVALADAVEAVGVPASLKWPNDLYCGGRKAGGILAEMASDPDGVRHVVIGVGLNVNMEEADFPPDLRDTATSLRIRAGKVFRRVDVLARLLDAFGTRYAEFIGGGFASLRDGWDRRDFLRGRRVLLRRQGGERWGTADGLDTDGALRFLPDAAPAIESVHSGEILDFRR, encoded by the coding sequence ATGGGGGACCGGATCGGCGAGGAGGAGGTCCGCGAAGTGCTTCGGCCCGGCCTCCCGTGGACCGATCCGGTGTGCCTCGCGGTGACCGACAGCACGAACCGCGTCGCGATGGAGATGGCGGAAAACGGAGCAAAGCACGGGACCGTCGTCGTCGCCGACGCGCAGACCGCGGGCCGGGGACGGATGGGCCGCCGGTGGGTGTCTCCCGCGGGGAAGAACCTGTACGTTTCCCTGCTGCTTCGCCCTTCCGTTCCGACCGTCGATGCGACGCGGCTTGCCCTCGTGGCCGGCGTCGCCCTCGCCGACGCGGTCGAGGCGGTGGGCGTTCCCGCGTCCCTCAAGTGGCCGAACGACTTGTATTGCGGAGGACGGAAGGCAGGGGGGATCCTCGCGGAGATGGCCTCCGACCCGGACGGTGTGCGCCACGTCGTGATCGGCGTGGGGCTCAACGTGAACATGGAAGAGGCCGATTTTCCGCCGGATCTCCGCGACACGGCGACGTCCCTCCGGATCCGCGCGGGGAAGGTGTTCCGCCGGGTCGACGTCCTTGCCCGGCTGCTTGACGCGTTCGGGACGCGGTACGCGGAATTCATCGGGGGCGGGTTCGCCTCGCTCCGCGACGGTTGGGACCGACGGGACTTCCTTCGGGGGCGGCGCGTCCTCCTTCGGCGACAGGGCGGGGAGCGGTGGGGAACCGCGGACGGGCTCGACACGGACGGCGCGCTCCGTTTCCTCCCTGACGCCGCCCCGGCGATCGAGTCGGTGCACAGCGGAGAAATTCTGGACTTCCGGCGATGA